In a single window of the Chionomys nivalis chromosome 11, mChiNiv1.1, whole genome shotgun sequence genome:
- the LOC130883756 gene encoding interferon alpha-12-like, which produces MARPCAFLMTMVLMSYCSTCSLGCDLPQTHNLRNKGALTLLAQMRRLSPLSCLKDRKDFAFPLEKVDAQQIQKAQAIPVLQELTQQILILFSSKDSSAAWETTLLDTFCTGLHQQLNDLQACLMQQVGVQEPPLSQEDSLVAVRKYFHRITVYLREKKHSPCAWEVVRAEVWRALSFSTKSLTRLIEEKE; this is translated from the coding sequence ATGGCCAGACCCTGTGCTTTCCTGATGACCATGGTGCTGATGAGCTACTGTTCAACCTGCTCTCTGGGGTGTGACCTGCCTCAGACTCATAACCTCAGGAACAAGGGAGCCTTGACACTCCTGGCACAAATGAGGagactctcccctctctcctgcctgAAGGACAGAAAGGACTTTGCCTTCCCTCTGGAGAAGGTGGATGCCCAGCAGATCCAGAAGGCTCAAGCCATCCCTGTCCTGCAGGAGCTGACCCAGCAGATCCTCATCCTCTTCAGCTCAAAGGACTCATCTGCTGCTTGGGAGACAACCCTCCTAGACACATTCTGCACTGGCCTCCACCAGCAGCTCAATGACCTGCAGGCCTGTCTGATGCAGCAGGTGGGGGTGCAGGAACCTCCCCTGAGCCAGGAAGACTCCCTGGTGGCTGTGAGGAAATACTTCCACAGGATCACTGTTTAcctgagagagaagaaacacagcCCCTGTGCCTGGGAGGTGGTCAGAGCAGAAGTCTGGAGAGCCCTGTCTTTCTCAACCAAATCGCTGACAAGATTGATTGAAGAGAAGGAATAA